TAAGGTGGGGGTCACGCGCGGAGACGACGGGCGATGTGCAGGCTCAGGAGCATGGCGAATAGAAACGTACCCGCAGCCATCAGAAGCATTCCCCTATCCATCCAGCTCAGGCCGGCTCGCAGGGCTGGTCCCGACACTATGAATGGCACCCAGGCCACCGCCAGGGGCACCGCCAGAGCGATCTCAGGACGGACCTGATGCCCACGGACCTGCACGTACCGCACGCCGGCCCAGATCAGGCCGATGAAGGGAGTTAAGGCCCAGATAAAGCACAGTGGGCGGTGGTCGGACGGCAACAGAAGAGTCAGTGCAGAGAAGCCTGCTATCGTGCCCATCACACCCAGTATCAGCACCGCCGCACTGACGCTGGGCGGGGGCCCCCGGTACGTTTCTTCTGTTTCTTCTGGCCTGGTCATTCCCTCTACCCTACCGCCCGGCGCAGCAACCCGCCCTCGTAAATGCGGCGGATGGTGGCTTCGATATTCGGCTCCTGCACCGTCAGGTCGCGCACCGGGGCGTGGGCGGTCACCAGGGCAATCGGCCCCGCCGCCGCGCCACTGAAGGCGTAGCGGGCGCGCGGGCCATCGGCGCCCAGCAGCGTCAGGCCCGGCACCTGAGGCTCGGTGGGCGGCGCCTCGTATTCCACATGAAGTTCGCGCCCCTGGCCGTAGCGGGCCTGAAGCGGTCCCAGATCGCCGTCATAGAGGAGCTGACCGTGGTCAATAATCAGGACGCGCCGGGCCAGCCGCTCCACGTCGCCCAGGTCATGCGTGGTGAGCAGCACCGTGACGCCGCGCTGAGCATTGATATGCGCCACAAATTCGCGGATTCGCTCCTTGGCGACCACATCCAGCCCCACAGTGGGTTCGTCCAGAAACAGCAGTTCAGGGTCGTGCAGCAGGGCAGCGGCCAGGTCGGCGCGCATCCGCTGGCCCAGACTGAGGGCGCGGGCTGGCGTCGCCAAAAACGGCCCCAGGTCCAGCAGATCGGTAAAGAGGCGTAGATTCTCGGCGTGCCGGGCGGCCGGCACGCGGTAGACGTGACGCAGCAGGTCCAGACTGTCCCGCACCGGCAGGTCCCACCACAGGGTCGTGCGCTGCCCGAACACTGCGCCCAGCCGGGCCACATGTGCCCGCCGGGCTTTCCAGGGCATTAGACCGCCCACGGTCACTTCCCCGCTGTCGGGGACCAGCAGCCCGGTCAGGATTTTGACGGTGGTGCTTTTGCCTGCGCCGTTTGGCCCCAGGTAACCCACAACCTCGCCGGGCTGCACGGTAAACGAGATGTCCCGCACCGCCTCGTGGACGCGCCGCTGAGGCCGGAGCCAGGAGCCGCCCTGCGCCGTAAAGGTCTTGCGGAGGTTCTGAACGTGAATCATGGAAAGCTCCTTTGCAGCGAGTGGTCAGAGGTCCGGAGGGAGTGGAAAGAGCAGAAATCCTCTGTCTACTGACCAGTTCCTCCTTACCCCTCACCTTTAGGTTCCGGTGCCCTGATAGCGGCGCACGCCCACGCGCCAGAAGACGAACGCGGCGGCCAGCAGAAGCGGCCCGACCAGTGGTGACAAGAAGGCGGCCGCCGGGGGCAAGCCGTCGGGCAGAGGACGGCCCAGGATGTGCAGCACGGGAAAATACGACAGAAACGCGGCGGGAATGACGTAGGTAAAGGTCTTGCGCAGCCACTGGCCGTAGATGTCCATGGGGTAGCTGATGAGTGTGCGCCCGCCGTAGGTCAGCACGTTCATGGCCTCCACGCTGTCCACGGTCCAGAAGGTCAGCGTGCCGCCAATGACAAACAGGCCGCCAAAAAAGCAGATCATGCCCAGCACGCTGCCCGTCAGCAGCAGAGCGTCGCCAAAGGTCCAGGCGTGGGCGGTGTGGATCAGGCCGTAGCTCAGGACGGCGGCGGCCAGCCCAATCCGCGCCACCCGGCGCAGGGCAAAGTCAGAGCCGAACACCTGCACGACCAGCGGCACCGGACGCAGCAAAAACGTGGAAAAGCTGCCCGCACGCACGTGGGCCGAGAGGTTGGGGGCGTCAAAGCCGCCGAACAGCAGGTCCATCAGCACAAAGGCCAGTTCGGCCAGGCCGTACAGCAGGGCAATCTCACCCAGGTTCCAGCCGCCCAGGCCGCCAAAGCGGGGCAGGGAGAGGGCCAGCGCGGCAAATTCGGCGACGGTAATCAGCATGGTCCCCAGGGCGTCCAGCAGCAGCGCCATGCGGTAGGTCGCCTGAGACCGCACCTGCACGCCCAGCAGCCGCAGGTACAGCGCCGCGTGGTGCGCCACTTCGGCCCAGAGCCCGGCGGCCCTAGCCACCCGCCACCTCCAGGCGGCGCAGCCCCCGGTGCAGGGTCAGGGCCGTGACCGCCAGCAGCCCCAGCGC
Above is a genomic segment from Deinococcus betulae containing:
- a CDS encoding ABC transporter ATP-binding protein, which codes for MIHVQNLRKTFTAQGGSWLRPQRRVHEAVRDISFTVQPGEVVGYLGPNGAGKSTTVKILTGLLVPDSGEVTVGGLMPWKARRAHVARLGAVFGQRTTLWWDLPVRDSLDLLRHVYRVPAARHAENLRLFTDLLDLGPFLATPARALSLGQRMRADLAAALLHDPELLFLDEPTVGLDVVAKERIREFVAHINAQRGVTVLLTTHDLGDVERLARRVLIIDHGQLLYDGDLGPLQARYGQGRELHVEYEAPPTEPQVPGLTLLGADGPRARYAFSGAAAGPIALVTAHAPVRDLTVQEPNIEATIRRIYEGGLLRRAVG
- a CDS encoding ABC transporter permease, with product MARAAGLWAEVAHHAALYLRLLGVQVRSQATYRMALLLDALGTMLITVAEFAALALSLPRFGGLGGWNLGEIALLYGLAELAFVLMDLLFGGFDAPNLSAHVRAGSFSTFLLRPVPLVVQVFGSDFALRRVARIGLAAAVLSYGLIHTAHAWTFGDALLLTGSVLGMICFFGGLFVIGGTLTFWTVDSVEAMNVLTYGGRTLISYPMDIYGQWLRKTFTYVIPAAFLSYFPVLHILGRPLPDGLPPAAAFLSPLVGPLLLAAAFVFWRVGVRRYQGTGT